Proteins encoded together in one Chrysemys picta bellii isolate R12L10 chromosome 22, ASM1138683v2, whole genome shotgun sequence window:
- the PALM3 gene encoding paralemmin-3 isoform X4, translating into MAESSLYTQRLEAIVGRRKVQERILRTRRELEEEKLRAQQLKRKSLRDQWLMEGSCLPPENNPTSPLWQTQSRIQELEQDLSSLQSQMQQLDNPEHHGRPHEALEDAKQPAGGTCEARGAGCASAGGGGCGCETEPALRLAPVPPKRAMRAAARETLENGDVSRAGPFGVEGVGPGEGKTDASSAAPGTQDDGAGASAKQPEKLGVGKVEMIIRNHLGQEVGSMDAIGRTSPETEGEAPRGENGLEEAWDGRTEREPQSPPALVSDALDSGMEESVAGEGSREGPEGESGALDGEAQALPDENCCLDSPRPEPDGELEEPSGVVEEGEISAEPRGATGMEAAEAAQRAQGRAAEPERPEELGPTQGRGPMWQGPAREREHQVSPGTERPQAAGMGEGAETKAYSQDWIPSPQEAKGALQDQIPAPQDQIPSPQEAKGAPQDQIPSPQEAKGALQDQIPAPQDQIPSPQEAKGALQGQIPALQDQILALKDRIPSPQEAKGAPQDQIPALQDQIPALQDRIPSPQEAKGAPQDQIPSVVQDQAPSSLQEAEVSMQNQIPPVQDQIPLSLLEVKTSLQGQILSPQEAKAALQNQIPSSLQEANASLQNQIPSPQEATVALQDQIPSSLQDQIPSSLQDQIQSMRDQIPSSLQEANTSLQNQIPSPQEATVALQDQIPSSLQDQIPSSLQEANASLQNQIPSPQEATVALQDQIPSSLQDQIPSSLQEANASLQNQIPSPQEATVALQDQIPSSLQDQIPSSLQEANTSLQDQVPSPHEAKHSFHSQIPSSQEPIPALHGELPLTPRELPSGRAPGLEQVPSRPRESMALKGGSGTGPVPSTAEETTENLGKLHPEQQPLLKEASGLQTGQKAPLDPAARSLQPGAGTLKSLAAVSPEAPTYTTASANTASPCQGRSATTPRPGDGQETGRRKQKTCQCCSVM; encoded by the exons ATGGCAGAGAGCTCCCTGTACACGCAGCGCCTAGAGGCCATCGTG GGGCGGCGCAAGGTGCAGGAGCGGATCCTCCGGACGCGccgggagctggaggaggagaaacTCCGAGCCCAGCAGCTCAAG aggaagtCCCTGCGAGACCAGTGGCTGATGGAGGGGTCGTGTCTGCCCCCCGAGAACAACCCCACCTCCCCACTATGGCAGACACAGTCCCGCATCCAGGAGTTAGAGCAGGACCTGTCCAG cctcCAGTCCCAGATGCAGCAGCTGGATAACCCGGAGCATCACGGCAGGCCCCACGAGGCCTTGGAAGATGCCAAGCAGCCAGCCGGAGGCACCTGTGAG GCCCGTGGGGCTGGCTGTgcttcggcag GTGGGGGGGGTTGTGGCTGCGAGACCGAACCTGCCCTCCGCCTGGCTCCAGTGCCCCCCAAGAGGGCCATGCGAGCAGCAGCCCGGGAGACCCTGGAGAACGGGGATGTGTCGAGAGCAG GTCCCTTTGGCGTGGAGGGTGTTGGCCCTGGGGAGGGCAAGACTGACGCCAGCTCTGCGGCTCCGGGAACTCAGGATGACGGGGCGGGGGCGTCCGCCAAGCAGCCGGAGAAGCTGGGTGTGGGCAAGGTGGAGATGATCATTAGAAACCACCTGGGCCAGGAAGTGGGCAGCATGGACGCCATCGGGCGGACGTCCCCGGAGACGGAGGGGGAAGCTCCCCGGGGAGAGAACGGGTTGGAGGAGGCTTGGGACGGAAGGACCGagcgggagccgcagagcccgccCGCCCTTGTGAGTGACGCCCTGGACAGCGGGATGGAGGAGAGCGTggcaggggaagggagcagagaggggccgGAGGGGGAATCCGGGGCACTGGACGGGGAGGCGCAGGCCCTGCCGGATGAGAACTGCTGCCTCGATTCCCCGAGGCCCGAGCCGGACGGGGAGCTGGAGGAACCGAGCGGGGTCGTGGAAGAGGGGGAGATCTCAGCTGAGCCACGGGGAGCCACGGGAATGGAGGCGGCAGAGGctgcccagagggctcagggcagggcagcagaaccagagaggCCGGAGGAGCTGGGACCCacccaggggagaggccctatgtgGCAGGGGCCCGCTAGGGAACGGGAGCATCAGGTGTCCCCCGGGACAGAGcgtccccaggctgcagggatgggggaaggagcagagacaAAGGCTTATTCGCAGGActggatcccctccccccaagaggcTAAAGGAGCTCTGCAGGACCAGATCCCAGCTCCGCAGgaccagatcccctccccccaagaggcTAAAGGAGCTCCGCAGgaccagatcccctccccccaagaggcTAAAGGAGCTCTGCAGGACCAGATCCCAGCTCCGCAGgaccagatcccctccccccaagaggcTAAAGGAGCTCTgcagggccagatcccagctctgCAGGACCAGATCCTAGCTCTGAAGGACcggatcccctccccccaagaggcTAAAGGAGCTCCGCAGGACCAGATCCCAGCTCT GCAGGACCAGATCCCAGCTCTGCAGGACcggatcccctccccccaagag gcTAAAGGAGCTCCGCAGGACCAGATCCCATCAGTTGTCCAGGACCAGGCCCCTTCGTCTCTGCAGGAGGCTGAAGTATCTATGCAAAACCAGATCCCACCTGTGCAGGACCAGATCCCATTGTCTCTGCTGGAAGTTAAAACATCtcttcagggccagatcctctcaCCACAAGAGGCTAAGGCAGCGCTCCAGAACCAGATCCCTTCCTCTCTGCAGGAAGCTAACGCATCTCTCCAGAACCAGATCCCATCTCCCCAAGAAGCTACAGTAGCTCTGCAGGACCAGATCCCTTCCTCTCTGCAGGACCAGATCCCTTCCTCTCTGCAGGACCAGATCCAATCTATGCGGGACCAGATCCCTTCCTCTCTGCAGGAAGCTAACACATCTCTCCAGAACCAGATCCCATCTCCCCAAGAAGCTACAGTAGCTCTGCAGGACCAGATCCCTTCCTCGCTGCAGGACCAGATCCCTTCCTCTCTGCAGGAAGCTAACGCATCTCTCCAGAACCAGATCCCATCTCCCCAAGAAGCTACAGTAGCTCTGCAGGACCAGATCCCTTCCTCGCTGCAGGACCAGATCCCTTCCTCTCTGCAGGAAGCTAACGCATCTCTCCAGAACCAGATCCCATCTCCCCAAGAAGCTACAGTAGCTCTGCAGGACCAGATCCCTTCCTCGCTGCAGGACCAGATCCCTTCCTCGCTGCAGGAAGCTAACACATCTCTGCAGGACCAGGTCCCTTCACCCCATGAAGCTAAACATTCATTCCACAGCCAGATCCCCTCCAGCCAAGAGCCAATCCCTGCCCTTCACGGGGAGCTACCACTTACCCCACGGGAGTTGCCATCCGGCAGAGCACCAGGCCTGGAGCAGGTGCCTTCCCGACCCAGGGAGAGCATGGCCCTGAAAGGAGGCAGCGGCACTGGCCCGGTTCCATCGACTGCAGAAGAAACCACCGAAAACCTGGGGAAGCTCCACCCGGAGCAGCAGCCTCTGCTCAAGGAAGCCTCTGGGCTCCAGACGGGCCAGAAGGCGCCACTAGATCCCGCGGCCAGGAGCCTGCAGCCAGGAGCTGGCACCTTGAAGTCGCTGGCAGCTGTGAGCCCAGAGGCCCCGACATACACCACCGCCTCTGCCAACACCGCCTCTCCGTGCCAGGGCAGGAGCGCCACCACCCCCCGGCCGGGAGACGGGCAGGAGACGGGCAGACGCAAGCAGAAGACGTGCCAGTGCTGCTCTGTCATGTGA